One window of the Ammospiza nelsoni isolate bAmmNel1 chromosome 17, bAmmNel1.pri, whole genome shotgun sequence genome contains the following:
- the LOC132080964 gene encoding nucleoside diphosphate kinase, mitochondrial-like: MGSLGRCLARSLPRGQPGLSPAAPRCYGSAPAALQERTLLLAKPDAVQRRLLGDIIQRFERRGFKLVAMKLLQADRRLVEQHYEQLRPKPFYPALVAYMTSGPVVAMVWEGYNVVRCTRAMVGDSSAVGTIRGDLSVHITRNVVHASDSTETAQREIGFWFRRDELVAWDSSDRDNIYGL; the protein is encoded by the exons ATGGGCTCCCTGGGGCGCTGCCTGGCCCGGAGCCTCCCGCGGGGACAGCCCGGCCTgagccccgccgcgccccgctgCTACGGCTCCG CCCCCGCGGCGCTGCAGGAGAGGAcgctgctgctggccaagccGGACGCGGTGCAGCGGCGCCTGCTCGGGGACATCATCCAGCGCTTCGAGCGCCGCGGCTTCAAGCTGGTGGCCATGAAGCTGCTCCAG GCGGACCGGAGGCTCGTGGAGCAGCACTACGAGCAGCTGCGGCCGAAGCCCTTCTACCCCGCGCTCGTCGCCTACATGACCTCGGGGCCGGTGGTGGCCATG GTGTGGGAGGGCTACAACGTGGTGCGGTGCACGCGGGCCATGGTTGGGGACAGCAGTGCCGTGGGGACAATCCGCGGGGACCTCAGCGTGCACATCACCAG GAACGTGGTCCACGCCAGCGACTCCACCGAGACGGCCCAGAGGGAGATCGGCTTCTGGTTCCGGCGGGACGAGCTGGTGGCCTGGGACAGCAGCGACAGGGACAACATCTACGGGCTCTAG
- the DECR2 gene encoding peroxisomal 2,4-dienoyl-CoA reductase [(3E)-enoyl-CoA-producing] isoform X2, with protein MAEAAMAALVPPDEDGDECLPQYRHLLSPDLLQGQVAFITGGGSGIGFRIAEIFMRHGCRTVIASRNLQRVAEASKKLVAATGQQCLPLCMDVRQPQTIAAAVDEALQEFQRIDILINGAAGNFLCPASALSFNAFKTVIDIDTLGTFNTSKVLFEKYFRDHGGVIVNITATLSYRGQALQVHAGAAKAAIDAMTRHLAVEWGPNNIRVNSLAPGPITGTEGFRRLGGKFAEKSNQFSAIPLQRAGNKTEIAHSALYLASPLSSYVTGTTLVVDGGSWLTSPNSFSALLGIASSSAKL; from the exons ATGGCCGAGGCCGCCATGGCCGCGCTGGTGCCCCCGGACGAGGACGGGGACGAGTGTCTGCCGCAGTACCGGCACCTGCTCAGCCCCGACCTGCTCCA GGGCCAGGTGGCCTTCATCaccggcggcggctccggcaTCGGCTTCCGCATCGCCGAGATCTTCATGAG GCACGGCTGCCGCACCGTCATTGCCAGCAGGAACCTGCAGCGGGTGGCCGAG gCCTCGAAGAAGCTGGTGGCAGccacagggcagcagtgcctgcccctgTGCATGGACGTGCGGCAGCCACAGACCATCGCGGCCGCGGTGGATGAGGCACTGCAGGAGTTCCAGAGGATTGACATCCTCATCAATG GTGCTGCAGGGAATTTCCTGTGCCCAGCCAGTGCCCTGTCCTTCAACGCCTTCAAGACTGTGATCGACATCGACACCCTGGGCACCTTCAACACCTCCAAGGTGCTCTTTGAGAAATATTTCCGG gaCCACGGCGGGGTCATCGTTAACATCACGGCCACCCTGAGCTACCGAGGGCAGGCCCTGCAGGTGCACGCTGGGGCTGCCAAGGCTGCCATAG ATGCCATGACCCGTCACCTTGCCGTGGAGTGGGGGCCCAACAACATCCGTGTGAACAGCCTGGCCCCCGGCCCCATCACGGGCACCGAGGGCTTCCGACGCCTGG GTGGGAAATTTGCAGAGAAGTCCAACCAGTTTTCGGCGATCCCGCTGCAGCGCGCGGGGAACAAGACGGAGATCGCGCACAGCGCGCTGTACCTGGCCAGCCCCCTCTCGTCCTACGTCACCGGCACCACCCTGGTCGTGGACGGGGGCAGCTGGCTCACCTCCCCCAACAGCTTCTCTGCCTTGCTGGGTATTGCCTCCTCCTCTGCTAAACTCTAG
- the DECR2 gene encoding peroxisomal 2,4-dienoyl-CoA reductase [(3E)-enoyl-CoA-producing] isoform X1, with amino-acid sequence MAEAAMAALVPPDEDGDECLPQYRHLLSPDLLQGQVAFITGGGSGIGFRIAEIFMRHGCRTVIASRNLQRVAEASKKLVAATGQQCLPLCMDVRQPQTIAAAVDEALQEFQRIDILINGAAGNFLCPASALSFNAFKTVIDIDTLGTFNTSKVLFEKYFRDHGGVIVNITATLSYRGQALQVHAGAAKAAIDAMTRHLAVEWGPNNIRVNSLAPGPITGTEGFRRLGGKFAEKSNQFSAIPLQRAGNKTEIAHSALYLASPLSSYVTGTTLVVDGGSWLTSPNSFSALLDVWAAGANQPH; translated from the exons ATGGCCGAGGCCGCCATGGCCGCGCTGGTGCCCCCGGACGAGGACGGGGACGAGTGTCTGCCGCAGTACCGGCACCTGCTCAGCCCCGACCTGCTCCA GGGCCAGGTGGCCTTCATCaccggcggcggctccggcaTCGGCTTCCGCATCGCCGAGATCTTCATGAG GCACGGCTGCCGCACCGTCATTGCCAGCAGGAACCTGCAGCGGGTGGCCGAG gCCTCGAAGAAGCTGGTGGCAGccacagggcagcagtgcctgcccctgTGCATGGACGTGCGGCAGCCACAGACCATCGCGGCCGCGGTGGATGAGGCACTGCAGGAGTTCCAGAGGATTGACATCCTCATCAATG GTGCTGCAGGGAATTTCCTGTGCCCAGCCAGTGCCCTGTCCTTCAACGCCTTCAAGACTGTGATCGACATCGACACCCTGGGCACCTTCAACACCTCCAAGGTGCTCTTTGAGAAATATTTCCGG gaCCACGGCGGGGTCATCGTTAACATCACGGCCACCCTGAGCTACCGAGGGCAGGCCCTGCAGGTGCACGCTGGGGCTGCCAAGGCTGCCATAG ATGCCATGACCCGTCACCTTGCCGTGGAGTGGGGGCCCAACAACATCCGTGTGAACAGCCTGGCCCCCGGCCCCATCACGGGCACCGAGGGCTTCCGACGCCTGG GTGGGAAATTTGCAGAGAAGTCCAACCAGTTTTCGGCGATCCCGCTGCAGCGCGCGGGGAACAAGACGGAGATCGCGCACAGCGCGCTGTACCTGGCCAGCCCCCTCTCGTCCTACGTCACCGGCACCACCCTGGTCGTGGACGGGGGCAGCTGGCTCACCTCCCCCAACAGCTTCTCTGCCTTGCTGG AtgtctgggctgcaggagcaaaCCAACCCCACTGA